DNA sequence from the Nitrospirota bacterium genome:
ATCTCTGTTTCAAAAGTGGAAAGATCCGCATCAGCATAATCCTGAGCGGACTGATATTTTTTAAAAACTCTCTCCGTGACTTTATTGACTCTTTCATCCGTACATTGTGCTGAAAGAATCGTTGCCACCAACAACTCCAGAGGATTTCTGTGGTTTAGTTCAATTCTCGTTTCTGGAATAATTTTGTCCAGCCCTTTTAAAAATTGATCTACGAGGGCTTCCTTTACCTTCATGCTTGACGATAAGAAATCGGATCAATTTCTCGTGCCTCTTTAAAGCCTTTTTTCCGCAGCTGACAGCTATCACACCGTCCGCAGCTGACCCCTTTCGGAAGCGGATCATAACAACTATGTGTTAAATGAAAAGGAACTTTCAGCTCTCTCCCTTTCTGAACGATTTCTTTTTTGGTCATATAAAGCAACGGAGCCCGAATTTCCAGGGGAGTCCGCTTCTTTTCCCGGGTCGCGAGAGCAAGATTCGCCATTTTTTCAAAAGAATTCAAATAGTCGGGCCGGCAATCCGGATAACCGCTATAGTCAAGAACGTTCGCCCCAATATAGATCACAGGCCGCGAATCTGTCTCCGACACCGCCATCGCATACGACAGAAAGATCGTATTTCGACCCGGAACATAGGTGATCGGAATCGAAACGTTCCTTTTCGTCAATCGCCTGTCTTTGGGAACTTCAATGGTATCCGTCAAAGCAGAACCCCCGATCTGCCGTAGATCAAGCTTGATGACTCTTTGTTTCAGGCCGTAGTATTTGGCCACTTGATATGCGCTTTTAAGTTCGATTCGATGCCTTTGTCCGTAATCAAAACTGAGCGCCAAAATGTCTTCACCCCTGCTTTTCGCAATACCTAATACGGTCGAGGAATCGAGACC
Encoded proteins:
- the queC gene encoding 7-cyano-7-deazaguanine synthase QueC, with amino-acid sequence MKKKSRVIVLVSGGLDSSTVLGIAKSRGEDILALSFDYGQRHRIELKSAYQVAKYYGLKQRVIKLDLRQIGGSALTDTIEVPKDRRLTKRNVSIPITYVPGRNTIFLSYAMAVSETDSRPVIYIGANVLDYSGYPDCRPDYLNSFEKMANLALATREKKRTPLEIRAPLLYMTKKEIVQKGRELKVPFHLTHSCYDPLPKGVSCGRCDSCQLRKKGFKEAREIDPISYRQA